The Desulfoscipio gibsoniae DSM 7213 genome contains a region encoding:
- a CDS encoding SDR family NAD(P)-dependent oxidoreductase — protein MKEFKDKVAVITGAASGIGRGLAERCAQEGMKVVLADIEEPALLQTQTELQATGAKVLAVRTDVAKASDVEALARKTLDTFGATHLLFNNAGIGTGTSIWKSTLADWEWIIGVNLWGVIHGLRTFVPIMLAQDTEGHIVNTASIAGLTTGHSPYSVTKHAVVALSEQLYHSLAHLNAKVKASVLCPGFVKTQIMDSERNRPVELQNKTARPLTPEEEAMVQYIRQGVQAGMSPQQAADHVFQAIREERFYILTHPELKAAVHMRLEDIMQLRNPSNPFQS, from the coding sequence ATGAAGGAATTCAAGGATAAGGTCGCCGTTATCACCGGTGCTGCCAGCGGCATCGGCCGCGGGTTAGCTGAGCGCTGCGCCCAGGAAGGCATGAAGGTTGTTCTGGCCGACATTGAGGAGCCGGCCTTACTTCAAACCCAAACGGAGTTGCAAGCTACGGGTGCCAAGGTACTGGCCGTCCGTACTGATGTTGCTAAAGCAAGTGACGTTGAAGCGCTGGCCCGCAAGACGTTGGATACCTTTGGAGCAACCCATTTGTTATTTAACAATGCCGGGATTGGTACGGGCACCTCAATTTGGAAAAGTACTCTTGCCGATTGGGAATGGATAATCGGCGTAAATCTATGGGGGGTTATTCATGGGCTGCGTACATTTGTCCCCATTATGCTGGCCCAGGATACCGAGGGTCATATCGTGAACACTGCTTCTATAGCGGGATTGACAACCGGTCATTCCCCTTACTCTGTCACGAAACATGCAGTGGTAGCACTATCGGAACAACTGTACCATTCGCTGGCGCATCTCAACGCCAAAGTCAAAGCCTCCGTCCTGTGTCCGGGATTTGTGAAAACGCAAATTATGGACTCGGAGCGTAATCGCCCCGTCGAACTACAAAATAAAACAGCAAGGCCCCTGACTCCGGAAGAAGAAGCCATGGTACAGTATATCCGCCAAGGCGTGCAGGCAGGAATGTCTCCTCAGCAAGCTGCCGATCACGTCTTCCAAGCTATTAGAGAGGAACGCTTTTACATTCTCACGCATCCCGAGCTTAAGGCTGCGGTGCATATGCGATTGGAAGATATTATGCAACTACGCAATCCGAGTAATCCCTTCCAATCTTAA
- a CDS encoding ABC transporter permease, giving the protein MITPTKIFYKRIISEWKFQYGVWRTAIDWTVALYIVIPSIIFGVYQYIELWQTQLPWLSNLPPQLFTGVIFFFVWKGTVRIFIEEADQLFLWQQKSWLKQILKLSIGYSVFLKLCFNGFIFLLLAPVALGYQFSMAEFMQLFIISFLAGMCLNFVQQFFSLVYQGIIGVVAQAVLFFLAGILFVNIMPKTIGQTGLFTVIALLLSVTLGTLIFRRLTIKGTFFKDVTREQYARLRHLNFLLGFTDLNIKRPLLKRKHPTLFSSSNPLFKKRHAANCLAELGIKFVVRDIKNIWQYLQMVLVLILIVFTFPEEWMWILWVAFAALLTFFVRSYWQEFISSEFINLFPRNDKIKIAAAKKFMFIMTLPGFMMISFIAGFVTFSWLGAICGMLAGVVIVLYFSFRFNKTLLR; this is encoded by the coding sequence ATGATTACACCGACCAAAATCTTTTATAAACGCATCATCTCTGAGTGGAAATTTCAGTATGGTGTATGGCGGACGGCTATTGACTGGACAGTGGCGTTGTATATTGTGATTCCCTCGATTATTTTCGGGGTATATCAATATATAGAATTATGGCAAACTCAGCTTCCCTGGCTTAGTAATCTACCTCCGCAACTATTTACCGGGGTGATCTTTTTCTTTGTCTGGAAAGGTACAGTCAGAATTTTTATCGAAGAGGCAGACCAACTATTTTTATGGCAGCAAAAGAGCTGGTTAAAACAAATACTTAAACTCAGCATCGGTTATTCCGTGTTCTTGAAACTATGCTTCAATGGTTTTATCTTCTTATTGTTAGCACCGGTTGCACTAGGTTATCAATTTTCAATGGCGGAATTTATGCAGCTATTTATCATAAGTTTCTTGGCCGGCATGTGTTTAAATTTTGTTCAGCAGTTTTTCTCTTTAGTTTATCAAGGGATTATAGGAGTGGTTGCGCAAGCCGTTTTGTTTTTCTTGGCGGGGATTTTGTTTGTCAACATTATGCCTAAAACTATCGGGCAGACCGGCTTATTTACTGTTATCGCGCTTTTATTGTCGGTAACGCTGGGTACTTTAATTTTTCGAAGACTAACAATAAAAGGCACTTTCTTTAAAGATGTAACCCGCGAACAATATGCAAGATTAAGGCATCTTAACTTTTTATTAGGCTTTACAGACTTAAATATCAAACGACCGCTGTTAAAAAGAAAACACCCAACCCTTTTCTCCAGTTCAAACCCGCTTTTTAAAAAGCGCCATGCGGCGAACTGTTTAGCGGAGCTGGGGATAAAATTTGTCGTACGGGATATCAAAAACATTTGGCAGTATTTGCAGATGGTGTTGGTGCTTATACTAATCGTGTTTACGTTTCCCGAGGAATGGATGTGGATACTATGGGTTGCCTTTGCCGCTTTGCTTACCTTTTTTGTACGCTCATACTGGCAGGAATTTATAAGTTCGGAATTTATAAACTTATTCCCCAGGAATGATAAAATTAAAATTGCCGCCGCTAAGAAATTTATGTTCATCATGACTCTACCAGGCTTTATGATGATTAGTTTTATTGCCGGTTTTGTTACATTCTCATGGCTTGGAGCAATATGCGGGATGCTGGCCGGTGTGGTGATTGTATTATATTTTTCTTTTAGATTTAATAAAACCCTACTAAGGTAA
- a CDS encoding ABC transporter ATP-binding protein, with translation MPEHIINFNDVTKKYFRQTALKNVSFTLPRGKIIGLVGPNGSGKSTIIKLTAGLARPSSGRVTVNGKEANRMLASEVAYLSESDFLYPFFTVAETMNFYAGMFTDFDAGKAREILNFMQLEPDKKVKNLSKGNRGRLKILLVLARKAPLVLMDEPLSGLDPLVRESIIKSLLSYVDLGDQTVVMSTHEVAEVEPLLDSVVAVQNGEVRGIAGVDNIRSMHGQNLVGWMKQIMTG, from the coding sequence ATGCCGGAACACATAATTAATTTTAATGATGTTACAAAGAAATATTTCAGGCAAACAGCCTTAAAAAATGTCAGCTTTACCTTGCCCCGCGGCAAGATCATAGGCCTGGTGGGGCCCAACGGCAGCGGTAAGTCTACTATCATAAAACTGACAGCCGGTTTGGCTCGTCCCAGCAGCGGCCGTGTAACGGTGAACGGAAAAGAGGCCAATCGGATGCTTGCTTCGGAAGTGGCCTACCTATCGGAATCAGATTTCCTGTATCCCTTTTTTACCGTAGCAGAGACAATGAATTTCTATGCCGGCATGTTTACTGACTTCGATGCGGGTAAAGCCCGGGAGATACTTAATTTTATGCAATTGGAGCCGGACAAAAAGGTAAAGAACCTGTCCAAGGGCAACCGGGGCAGGCTTAAGATATTACTGGTCCTGGCCAGGAAGGCACCCCTTGTTTTAATGGATGAACCGCTGTCGGGACTGGACCCCCTGGTGCGGGAATCCATTATTAAGTCCCTGCTTTCCTATGTGGACCTGGGAGATCAGACAGTAGTCATGTCTACGCACGAAGTGGCCGAGGTGGAACCCTTGCTGGATTCGGTGGTAGCTGTCCAAAACGGGGAAGTGCGGGGTATCGCCGGGGTAGACAATATCAGGAGCATGCACGGGCAGAACCTGGTGGGGTGGATGAAACAAATAATGACGGGATAG
- a CDS encoding alpha/beta fold hydrolase, with translation MPLAKINSIKLHYEIRGTGPRVLFIHGIGADLKHPMSIFNSPLPQYFTVLAFDPRGLGESDSPTVSCSIADLADDATGLAEAVGWDRYHVFGASMGGMVAQELALRHPSAVDRLVLGVTNGGGANSGPRVVDKLNEMSATEKLKMSDIRKDEAWATANPEMVSRTEEQSRAAREALHANPALLRGFNNQVNAVLKHDTFDHLHRIKAPTLVFGGRYDGSCPPDITRAMANQIPGTRYELLESGHADWFFDPTAWKMITDFLLIT, from the coding sequence ATGCCTTTGGCCAAAATCAACAGTATCAAACTCCATTATGAAATCCGTGGTACAGGACCCCGCGTCCTCTTTATCCACGGTATAGGTGCCGACCTGAAGCACCCCATGAGTATCTTCAACTCCCCTCTCCCGCAATATTTCACCGTACTTGCTTTTGACCCCCGCGGGCTCGGGGAGTCGGACAGCCCTACAGTATCCTGCAGTATTGCCGACCTTGCCGATGATGCCACCGGTCTGGCGGAAGCTGTCGGCTGGGACCGTTACCATGTCTTTGGCGCCTCGATGGGGGGAATGGTGGCTCAGGAACTGGCTCTCCGTCATCCCTCCGCGGTGGATCGGCTTGTCCTGGGCGTCACCAATGGGGGAGGCGCCAACTCCGGTCCCCGGGTGGTAGATAAACTGAACGAAATGTCCGCCACTGAGAAGTTAAAAATGTCTGACATCAGGAAAGATGAGGCATGGGCCACCGCCAACCCTGAAATGGTTAGCCGTACCGAGGAACAGTCAAGGGCTGCCAGAGAAGCATTGCATGCCAACCCGGCACTCCTCCGAGGTTTTAACAACCAGGTAAATGCCGTGTTGAAACACGATACCTTTGACCACCTGCACCGGATTAAAGCTCCCACCCTCGTTTTCGGCGGGCGTTATGACGGCAGTTGCCCACCGGATATAACCCGGGCCATGGCCAATCAGATTCCGGGCACACGCTACGAACTTTTGGAATCCGGACATGCCGATTGGTTCTTTGACCCGACTGCTTGGAAAATGATAACTGATTTTTTATTAATAACATAG
- the hisC gene encoding histidinol-phosphate transaminase, giving the protein MSKYWSNIVKEIKPYVPGEQPHNKKFIKLNTNENPYPPSINVISAIKNAANESLRLYPDPTCNELKEIVAQYYGLKKEHIFVGNGSDELLAFSFLAFFNPGDTIIFPDITYTFYEVYASLFRINYMTIPVDDNFNIPIEKFYGNNDGIIIANPNAPTGIAVHIDSIRNILEKNISKVVIIDEAYIDFGGESSVELLKEYPNILILHTLSKSRSLAGLRIGLALGNGDLIEGLNRVKNSINSYTVDRIALIGAEEAFKDKVYFEEVRAKIIFTRKAISKKLKELGFMVVDSKANFIFISHPKVHALQLFKKLKEYGVLVRHFNRPRIDNYLRVSIGTDEEMEYFYGVLKDLLRPSPNPAR; this is encoded by the coding sequence ATGAGCAAGTACTGGAGTAATATTGTAAAAGAAATTAAACCCTACGTTCCTGGCGAGCAGCCCCATAATAAAAAGTTTATTAAGCTAAATACAAATGAAAACCCATACCCTCCCTCAATAAACGTAATTAGCGCCATAAAGAATGCCGCTAATGAGAGTCTTCGCCTATACCCGGATCCAACATGTAATGAATTAAAAGAAATAGTAGCTCAATATTATGGTTTAAAAAAGGAGCATATTTTCGTAGGCAATGGATCAGATGAGCTACTAGCCTTTTCATTCTTAGCCTTCTTTAATCCAGGCGATACTATTATTTTTCCGGATATTACGTATACTTTTTATGAAGTATATGCTTCTCTATTTAGAATTAACTACATGACGATACCAGTGGATGATAATTTTAATATACCTATAGAAAAATTTTATGGGAATAACGATGGTATAATTATTGCAAATCCAAATGCCCCTACAGGAATCGCTGTACATATTGATTCTATAAGAAACATCCTTGAAAAAAATATTAGCAAGGTAGTAATTATTGATGAAGCTTATATTGATTTCGGTGGGGAATCATCAGTAGAGCTTCTTAAAGAATATCCAAATATATTAATATTACACACGCTTTCAAAATCACGCTCTCTGGCAGGGCTGCGTATAGGTCTTGCTTTAGGGAATGGTGATTTGATTGAAGGTCTGAACAGAGTTAAGAACTCCATAAATTCCTATACAGTGGATAGAATAGCTCTTATTGGAGCTGAAGAGGCCTTTAAAGATAAAGTGTACTTTGAAGAAGTTAGAGCAAAAATTATTTTCACAAGAAAAGCGATATCAAAGAAACTAAAAGAACTAGGATTTATGGTAGTAGATTCAAAAGCTAACTTTATCTTTATAAGCCACCCTAAAGTTCATGCCTTGCAGTTGTTTAAAAAATTAAAGGAGTATGGTGTTTTGGTTCGCCATTTTAATAGACCGAGAATTGATAATTACCTTAGAGTTAGTATTGGCACAGATGAGGAAATGGAATATTTTTATGGTGTACTAAAAGATCTTTTACGGCCCTCTCCAAATCCCGCAAGATAA
- a CDS encoding zinc ribbon domain-containing protein has product MVSSDPAKGKGNQRINRAVQNNWPHKKFLGYLGYKTESRGKYTHKADERYSTQTCSNCGNRQKLKPTIRTYKCPKCTMVLGRDDNAAINLLNNLLTSFYRPKVNYRDYRKKKIYSRTLSGQWYVAYKKVG; this is encoded by the coding sequence ATGGTATCAAGCGACCCGGCCAAAGGTAAAGGCAACCAACGTATCAACCGTGCCGTACAGAATAACTGGCCCCATAAGAAGTTCCTCGGCTACCTCGGCTATAAGACAGAAAGCCGCGGTAAGTATACTCACAAAGCCGACGAACGGTATAGCACCCAGACGTGCTCTAATTGCGGCAACCGGCAGAAACTCAAGCCCACGATACGCACCTACAAATGCCCAAAATGCACTATGGTGCTAGGTAGGGACGATAACGCCGCAATCAACCTGCTGAATAACTTATTAACCAGCTTCTATAGGCCGAAGGTGAACTACAGGGACTATCGCAAGAAGAAGATATATAGCCGTACCCTAAGTGGTCAGTGGTATGTGGCCTATAAGAAGGTTGGCTAA
- a CDS encoding DUF1657 domain-containing protein, with protein MTIGTKMHQTLASLEGAAANLMTFALDTQDQAAKQMFASLNKQVEGICHVLRDRVNYIEQHEPQYRVMQPGMPQQQPQYWQPQQQQQQQYFRMQPQQQMQPQQQQFPRIW; from the coding sequence ATGACAATTGGTACAAAAATGCACCAAACCCTTGCCAGCCTTGAAGGAGCAGCTGCAAATCTAATGACTTTTGCCTTGGATACACAGGATCAGGCAGCTAAACAAATGTTTGCAAGCTTAAACAAGCAAGTGGAAGGTATCTGTCATGTACTAAGAGATCGTGTTAACTATATAGAACAACATGAGCCCCAGTATAGAGTAATGCAACCGGGAATGCCCCAGCAGCAACCCCAGTATTGGCAACCACAACAACAGCAACAACAGCAATATTTCCGCATGCAGCCACAACAACAGATGCAGCCACAACAACAGCAATTTCCCCGGATCTGGTAA
- a CDS encoding serpin family protein, with the protein MGKLGFRVLLPVLSLITVSLFAGGCLNATQSTMTKPAPAESVDARLVTANTGLGFNLFAELNKRDPGQNILISPASVSIALAMTYNGADGETKEAMARTLGLQGMSMEELNRANAGLKTILENPDPEVKLTIANSIWAREGIDFKPEFMQRNRDYYTAEVETLDFSHPGASDTINKWVKKNTGGKIDKIVERIDGDILILINAVYFKGDWADKFDKSETRDGLFNLPDGTQKKHPLMSRTGRYGYYQGDNFQAVRIPYGSKRVSMYVFLPVRESSLVEFSRSLSAENWEKWMPRFTETTVHLVLPRFKFAYEVSLNDTLKALGMEIAFDSEQADFGNMCPIPPVPVVYINEVKHKTFIDVNEEGTEAAAATSVELKCAGIPQVTDMVVDRPFFFAIRDDQTGTILFMGSVLEPQT; encoded by the coding sequence ATGGGAAAACTCGGGTTTCGGGTTTTATTGCCGGTATTATCCCTGATCACTGTAAGTTTGTTCGCCGGAGGGTGCTTGAATGCCACGCAGTCAACCATGACAAAACCGGCGCCTGCCGAGTCGGTGGACGCAAGGCTGGTTACTGCGAATACGGGTTTGGGTTTCAACCTTTTTGCAGAGCTTAACAAGCGGGACCCCGGGCAAAATATCTTAATTTCGCCCGCGAGCGTATCCATAGCGCTGGCCATGACTTATAACGGGGCGGACGGCGAAACAAAAGAGGCCATGGCCAGAACTCTGGGATTGCAGGGGATGAGCATGGAAGAGTTGAACCGGGCCAATGCCGGTCTGAAAACCATACTGGAAAATCCCGACCCCGAGGTGAAGCTCACAATTGCCAATTCGATTTGGGCCAGGGAAGGCATCGACTTTAAGCCCGAGTTTATGCAAAGAAACAGAGATTATTATACGGCGGAAGTGGAGACCCTGGATTTTTCCCATCCCGGCGCTTCGGATACCATTAATAAATGGGTGAAAAAGAATACCGGCGGCAAGATCGACAAAATTGTTGAAAGAATTGACGGAGACATTTTGATCCTAATTAACGCCGTTTACTTCAAAGGAGATTGGGCGGACAAATTTGACAAATCTGAAACTAGGGACGGCTTATTTAACCTGCCGGATGGCACGCAGAAAAAGCACCCGCTGATGTCCCGGACAGGTCGATACGGGTATTACCAGGGAGATAACTTCCAGGCCGTGAGGATTCCCTACGGCAGTAAAAGGGTCAGCATGTACGTTTTTCTTCCGGTCCGGGAATCCAGTCTGGTGGAGTTCTCCCGGAGCTTAAGCGCTGAAAATTGGGAAAAGTGGATGCCCCGGTTTACGGAAACAACGGTGCATCTCGTTTTGCCGCGTTTCAAGTTCGCATATGAAGTGAGCCTCAACGATACACTCAAGGCCCTTGGGATGGAGATCGCTTTTGACAGCGAACAGGCCGACTTCGGAAATATGTGCCCCATTCCCCCGGTTCCAGTTGTTTATATCAATGAAGTTAAACATAAAACCTTTATTGATGTGAATGAGGAGGGCACCGAAGCAGCTGCGGCAACTTCCGTGGAATTAAAATGCGCGGGGATACCGCAGGTAACCGACATGGTTGTTGATCGCCCGTTCTTTTTTGCCATTAGGGATGATCAAACGGGAACAATCTTATTTATGGGGTCCGTTTTAGAACCTCAAACCTGA
- a CDS encoding GntR family transcriptional regulator — MDQPFNNTQPIYLQIIQRLCHQVVRGELKAGDKLPSMRELSLQVGVNPNTVQRVYTELERLDITETRRGLGTFVTGNEARLRQLREEMMSEQINSFIKDMKGMGFTPAEIIEGICKSLE; from the coding sequence ATGGACCAGCCTTTTAACAATACCCAACCGATTTACCTGCAAATTATCCAGCGACTGTGCCATCAAGTTGTCCGCGGAGAGCTTAAAGCCGGAGATAAATTACCTTCAATGCGTGAACTGTCGCTGCAGGTGGGTGTTAATCCCAATACGGTACAGCGGGTTTATACAGAATTGGAACGCCTGGATATAACCGAAACCCGGCGGGGTTTAGGCACTTTTGTTACCGGGAATGAAGCCCGGTTGAGACAGCTACGGGAGGAGATGATGAGTGAGCAGATCAACAGTTTTATAAAAGACATGAAAGGAATGGGATTTACGCCTGCTGAGATCATTGAGGGAATTTGCAAAAGCCTTGAGTAA
- a CDS encoding helix-turn-helix domain-containing protein: MNYIEIVNDAIQYIESNLHRNLSLEELASRYYISPTHFFRIFRAVTNQTVKSYILRRKLSEAAIALRKTDHNVVNIAFQYGFNSHEQFTRGFLKVFHVTPSRYRKENTSVSLIKRMDIIERDFKNKNNVIIVDHYYRKLKEIKLLGEEVLIHYSENPCEMEELNRKVFYFTEKYIYQGTARRLFSITRSDGNDPSRKFSFYGIAAEEYFGDRSGLVERSIPASKYAIFKYPGTMGLIFRTVFKDLDKWLSVSGLKLNHNESIEYFELFTEDYKQTRKFYLYVPVL, from the coding sequence ATGAATTACATTGAAATAGTCAATGATGCCATTCAATATATCGAATCTAATCTGCACCGGAACCTGAGCCTGGAAGAATTGGCGTCCCGGTATTACATTTCTCCCACGCATTTCTTTCGCATCTTCCGAGCAGTAACCAATCAGACGGTTAAATCATATATTCTGAGGCGAAAGCTTTCCGAAGCTGCCATTGCATTGAGAAAAACAGACCACAATGTGGTGAACATTGCTTTCCAGTATGGTTTTAATTCTCATGAACAGTTCACCCGGGGCTTTCTAAAAGTATTTCATGTTACCCCAAGTCGTTACAGGAAGGAGAATACTTCTGTTTCTTTAATAAAAAGGATGGATATCATTGAACGGGATTTCAAAAATAAAAATAATGTTATTATCGTTGATCACTACTACCGGAAACTTAAAGAAATAAAACTGCTGGGAGAGGAAGTCCTTATTCATTATTCAGAAAACCCATGCGAAATGGAAGAACTGAACCGCAAGGTCTTCTATTTTACGGAGAAATATATTTACCAGGGCACAGCCCGGCGATTATTTAGCATCACCCGCAGTGACGGCAACGATCCGTCACGCAAATTTAGTTTCTACGGTATAGCCGCAGAGGAGTATTTCGGTGACCGGTCCGGGTTGGTGGAAAGAAGTATTCCCGCATCCAAATACGCTATATTCAAGTATCCGGGAACCATGGGATTAATATTTCGCACGGTATTTAAAGATTTGGATAAATGGCTAAGTGTATCCGGACTTAAATTAAACCACAATGAGAGTATTGAATATTTTGAATTGTTTACCGAGGATTATAAGCAAACCAGGAAATTTTATTTATATGTACCTGTGCTTTGA
- a CDS encoding copper amine oxidase N-terminal domain-containing protein, which yields MKKWLAGIAAVVLLTSFAAVAAADKPIKLNVNGWQIKTDVPPQLLNGRIMVPVRWVAEALGADVKWEKETNNVWIATPDLYSLQQQTTLLQEALVPTTPQAAVEKWAEGVKTRNGALQFAMLSPELKEQERANYESFNWVTGTSSPWVEDYTIVKENKTSDGAWEYEVKFETATSTGPAGASIARVIVKQYQADAVLPTLHPERNWYITQIFHDSSLATWLKEQVKEFLAEEYQHYQVLETEVELLSQKVDDIHVEAEFKTKVTHVLGVDTPAQWPLQQGRIKYLEENRNDLTPEKIRLVEEEIAFWNQELQEYIDKPSDANDFLKITAKLDGTGAIDEDTIKLYSQDPVGNYLPINKDTIPAFKSSKELIEQGYAEMHKLLE from the coding sequence ATGAAAAAGTGGCTGGCCGGCATCGCTGCAGTCGTGCTGCTCACATCTTTTGCGGCGGTAGCCGCAGCGGACAAACCCATCAAATTGAACGTAAACGGGTGGCAAATTAAAACTGATGTGCCGCCACAACTTTTGAACGGCCGCATTATGGTGCCCGTCAGGTGGGTGGCTGAAGCCCTGGGGGCCGACGTAAAGTGGGAAAAAGAAACCAATAACGTCTGGATTGCAACACCGGATTTATATTCGCTGCAACAACAAACTACGCTGCTGCAGGAAGCCCTGGTCCCGACAACACCCCAAGCGGCCGTGGAAAAATGGGCCGAAGGGGTGAAAACCCGAAACGGAGCGTTGCAATTTGCAATGTTGTCGCCCGAGCTAAAAGAACAAGAGCGTGCCAACTATGAAAGTTTCAACTGGGTAACGGGAACATCCAGCCCGTGGGTGGAAGATTATACAATTGTTAAGGAAAACAAGACCAGTGACGGTGCATGGGAATATGAAGTTAAATTTGAAACTGCCACTTCCACGGGTCCCGCCGGCGCTTCCATCGCCAGGGTGATTGTCAAGCAATACCAGGCGGATGCCGTACTCCCCACTTTGCATCCAGAACGAAACTGGTATATTACGCAAATCTTCCATGATAGTAGTTTAGCCACATGGTTAAAAGAGCAGGTCAAAGAATTTCTCGCCGAAGAATATCAACATTATCAAGTGTTGGAAACAGAAGTGGAGCTGTTGTCACAAAAGGTTGACGATATACACGTAGAAGCGGAGTTTAAAACCAAAGTGACGCACGTTTTAGGCGTTGATACTCCGGCCCAATGGCCGTTGCAGCAGGGTAGGATAAAATACCTGGAAGAAAACCGCAACGATCTTACTCCGGAAAAAATACGCCTGGTGGAAGAGGAGATAGCTTTTTGGAATCAAGAACTGCAGGAGTACATTGATAAACCCTCCGATGCCAACGACTTTTTAAAAATTACTGCTAAACTGGACGGCACGGGCGCAATTGATGAGGATACCATTAAACTGTATAGCCAGGATCCGGTAGGCAATTATTTGCCGATAAACAAAGATACCATACCGGCGTTTAAATCCAGCAAGGAATTGATTGAACAAGGTTATGCGGAAATGCACAAATTGCTTGAATAG
- a CDS encoding TetR/AcrR family transcriptional regulator, with translation MAKFTESEKEQIRQCLLTKGKELFTQYGLAKTSIDDLVQACGIAKGSFYKFFSSKEELFYIILQNQEEVTGRLIGGHLRQNLPPKELISSFLHMAFQLADENPLLHQWFQDGESERIKRKLPQHLVKDFARENAQKGITFVQTLIQRGVLREADPEVINGVLHAILLLRLHKEELGKDLFLKIMDVIIDYIAEGLTNPE, from the coding sequence ATGGCTAAGTTTACTGAAAGTGAAAAGGAACAAATACGGCAATGCCTCTTAACCAAAGGTAAAGAGCTTTTTACTCAATATGGCCTGGCCAAAACCAGCATCGATGACCTTGTTCAAGCATGCGGGATTGCCAAGGGTTCCTTTTATAAATTTTTCTCCTCCAAAGAAGAGCTTTTTTATATCATTTTACAAAATCAAGAAGAAGTTACTGGTCGTTTAATAGGGGGACATCTGCGACAGAATCTACCTCCCAAGGAATTAATCTCTTCCTTTTTACATATGGCTTTTCAACTGGCCGATGAAAACCCGCTTTTACATCAATGGTTTCAGGATGGGGAATCTGAACGTATAAAACGAAAATTACCGCAGCATCTCGTAAAAGACTTTGCCCGGGAAAACGCCCAAAAGGGAATTACTTTTGTTCAAACCTTAATTCAGCGCGGTGTGCTGAGAGAAGCAGACCCGGAAGTGATTAATGGGGTCCTTCATGCCATTTTGCTGCTTCGGTTACATAAAGAGGAGTTAGGTAAAGATTTGTTTCTTAAAATCATGGACGTAATTATCGATTATATTGCAGAAGGATTAACTAATCCTGAGTAA
- a CDS encoding ABC transporter ATP-binding protein, protein MDLLTVDIKQAGYTKNDVQTITDINFTVKAGELVGLIGPNGAGKSTVIKAILGLLPLTLGKVKFIMSGPKYAYIPEQPIFYDKLTLWEHLELAAAVHEIKENALLKKSDELLTLLSLQDVKHHYPTSFSKGMQQKLMIAICFLIKPDVYFIDEPFVGLDPRAAKALISLINKERKRGAGVLISTHQLEIAEKTCDKIIIISDGSIVTSGTFEQIREQCHLSGASLFDCFNQIMEHLG, encoded by the coding sequence ATGGATTTATTAACAGTCGATATCAAACAAGCGGGATACACTAAAAATGATGTTCAAACCATAACCGATATTAACTTTACTGTCAAAGCAGGGGAATTGGTAGGCTTAATTGGGCCTAACGGCGCCGGGAAAAGCACCGTTATTAAAGCGATTTTGGGATTACTTCCTCTAACTTTGGGAAAAGTGAAATTCATTATGTCCGGCCCAAAATATGCTTACATACCGGAACAGCCAATTTTTTACGATAAATTAACCCTTTGGGAACACTTGGAGCTGGCTGCCGCAGTCCATGAGATAAAAGAAAATGCATTATTAAAAAAAAGCGATGAGTTATTAACCCTATTGAGTTTGCAAGATGTAAAGCACCACTACCCGACTAGTTTTTCCAAAGGTATGCAGCAAAAGTTGATGATTGCTATATGCTTTTTAATTAAACCGGATGTTTATTTTATTGATGAACCTTTTGTCGGGCTGGACCCCCGCGCTGCCAAGGCACTGATTAGCCTAATTAATAAGGAACGGAAACGTGGCGCTGGTGTGTTAATATCCACTCATCAGTTAGAAATTGCTGAAAAAACCTGCGACAAAATTATCATTATTTCTGACGGTTCCATTGTAACCAGTGGAACCTTTGAACAAATTAGAGAACAATGCCATTTGTCAGGAGCATCACTGTTCGATTGTTTCAATCAAATTATGGAGCATTTGGGATGA